The following are encoded in a window of Castanea sativa cultivar Marrone di Chiusa Pesio chromosome 5, ASM4071231v1 genomic DNA:
- the LOC142634470 gene encoding acyl-[acyl-carrier-protein] hydrolase FATB2, chloroplastic-like, whose amino-acid sequence MVTAALLSPVAFRLVLPSQSSSKYKLTMCCPRRSNSLNTCRNKPDSPPLHAFQVKGQTQGPPKKNVTEKRLKQLHLKPRQLDIIMDTFGGRLQNGGLVFQQHFMIRSYELDPDGKVSIVALVNRLQESALNHLKSVGLHADGFGSTPEMHRRDLI is encoded by the exons ATGGTAACTGCAGCTTTGCTCTCCCCAGTAGCCTTCCGATTGGTCCTTCCATCACAATCCTCTTCAAAGTATAAGCTCACAATGTGTTGTCCACGAAGAAGCAACAGCTTAAATACCTGTAGAAATAAGCCAGACTCTCCTCCCCTCCATGCTTTCCAAGTTAAGGGGCAGACTCAAGGACCTCCCAAGAAAAATG TCACGGAGAAAAGATTGAAACAACTTCATTTGAAGCCAAGGCAGCTTGATATAATTATGGACACATTTGGGGGAAGGTTGCAGAATGGAGGACTTGTTTTCCAGCAACACTTTATGATTAGATCATACGAGTTAGACCCTGATGGAAAGGTTTCCATAGTAGCCTTAGTGAATCGTTTGCAG GAATCAGCACTTAACCACCTTAAGAGTGTGGGGCTGCATGCCGATGGTTTTGGTTCAACACCAGAGATGCATAGAAGGGACCTAATATGA